The proteins below are encoded in one region of Bosea sp. BIWAKO-01:
- a CDS encoding ABC transporter ATP-binding protein gives MIEPLIRTENLSKTFGDAGGLFRRSNSSSVRAVDGVSFSINRGETVAVVGESGCGKSTMGRLLLRLIDATEGSVFFEGTDINTLSRSEMRQMRRKAQMVFQDPYGSLSPRRSIADIVAEPLEAFGLVRNRREKRERVAELLNQVGLSPSFMDRNPRQFSGGQRQRIGIARAISVDPSFVVADEPVSALDVSVQAQIVNLLQDLQEQKRFTYLFIAHDLAVVRHIADRVMVMYLGRVVEIGHKEQIYSAPQHPYTQALLSAAPEPDPDFKARRIILEGDVPSPTRVPSGCSFHTRCPLVQDICKAERPALRDVAPGQSAACHFARPNPITN, from the coding sequence ATGATCGAGCCGCTTATCCGGACCGAGAATCTCAGCAAGACCTTTGGCGACGCCGGCGGCCTTTTCCGCAGATCGAACAGCAGCAGTGTCCGCGCCGTGGACGGCGTGTCCTTTTCGATCAACCGCGGCGAGACTGTCGCGGTCGTCGGTGAGTCCGGCTGTGGCAAGTCCACCATGGGGCGGCTGCTGCTGCGCTTGATCGATGCGACCGAAGGCAGCGTCTTCTTCGAGGGAACGGACATCAACACGCTCTCGCGCAGCGAGATGCGGCAGATGCGCCGAAAGGCACAGATGGTGTTTCAGGATCCCTACGGATCCCTGAGCCCGCGCAGGAGCATCGCCGACATCGTCGCCGAACCGCTCGAGGCTTTCGGCCTCGTCCGTAATCGGCGGGAGAAACGGGAGCGGGTCGCGGAACTTCTGAACCAGGTCGGGCTGTCCCCCAGCTTCATGGACCGGAACCCGCGCCAGTTCTCGGGCGGCCAACGTCAGCGGATCGGCATTGCTCGGGCCATTTCCGTCGATCCGAGTTTCGTCGTGGCCGATGAGCCCGTCTCCGCCCTGGACGTCTCGGTGCAGGCGCAGATCGTCAACCTGCTGCAGGACCTGCAGGAGCAGAAGCGCTTCACATATCTCTTCATTGCCCATGACCTCGCCGTGGTCCGGCACATCGCTGACCGCGTCATGGTGATGTATCTCGGACGCGTCGTTGAGATCGGGCACAAGGAGCAGATCTATTCGGCCCCGCAACACCCCTACACCCAGGCGCTCCTGTCGGCGGCCCCCGAGCCTGACCCGGATTTCAAGGCCAGGCGCATCATTCTCGAAGGCGACGTCCCCAGCCCGACACGCGTTCCTTCGGGGTGCAGTTTTCACACCCGTTGCCCGCTGGTGCAGGACATCTGCAAGGCAGAACGCCCGGCATTGCGGGACGTCGCGCCCGGCCAGAGTGCGGCGTGCCACTTTGCAAGGCCGAACCCCATTACGAATTGA
- a CDS encoding ABC transporter permease: MLRVIGARLLDAVPTVLLVLTLVFIALRLLPGDPALVALGDYATAEQLALFREQMGLNAPLWQQYFTFIWDMLTLDFGQSLIDRTPVLRLLADNLPYTIELTLVATGMGLLVGIPLGVVAAVNRNKLPDAGVRVFSLIGYAIPDFYLGALLLIVFALTLGWFPINGGGTGFVDRMYHVFLPAVTLAMVKTAFLGRLTRTSLLEVLGKDYIRTARAKGARENRVIYRHGLRNALLPITTGLGLSLLATLSGSVAIELVFNRPGIGEVLISAIAKRDYPVIQAGVVVFAFFVVLINLLVDLAYIVVDPRIRVK, encoded by the coding sequence ATGCTGCGTGTCATCGGAGCGAGACTGCTCGATGCCGTGCCGACGGTCCTGCTGGTGCTGACGCTCGTGTTCATCGCGCTGCGCCTGCTCCCTGGGGACCCGGCACTCGTCGCCCTCGGCGATTATGCGACCGCGGAACAGCTTGCGCTGTTTCGCGAGCAAATGGGGCTGAATGCCCCTCTCTGGCAGCAGTACTTCACCTTCATCTGGGACATGCTGACGCTCGATTTCGGGCAGTCCCTGATCGATCGAACGCCGGTCCTCCGGCTGCTGGCCGATAATCTGCCCTACACGATCGAGCTGACGCTTGTCGCGACGGGGATGGGGCTGCTCGTCGGGATACCGCTCGGGGTGGTCGCGGCGGTCAACCGCAACAAGCTCCCCGACGCCGGCGTTCGCGTGTTCTCTCTCATCGGCTACGCGATCCCGGACTTCTATCTCGGGGCGCTCCTGCTGATCGTGTTTGCCCTGACCCTCGGCTGGTTCCCGATCAATGGCGGGGGCACCGGATTTGTCGACCGGATGTACCATGTGTTCCTGCCGGCGGTGACACTCGCCATGGTCAAGACGGCCTTCCTCGGCCGGTTGACACGAACCTCCCTGCTCGAGGTCCTTGGCAAGGACTACATCCGCACGGCACGGGCAAAAGGCGCACGGGAGAACCGCGTCATCTACCGGCATGGGCTGCGCAACGCCTTGCTGCCGATCACGACCGGGCTGGGGCTCAGCCTTCTGGCGACGCTGTCTGGGTCGGTCGCGATCGAACTGGTCTTCAACCGGCCAGGCATCGGCGAAGTCCTGATCAGCGCAATCGCCAAGCGGGACTATCCGGTCATCCAGGCGGGCGTCGTGGTGTTCGCCTTCTTCGTTGTTCTGATCAACCTGCTGGTCGACCTCGCCTACATCGTGGTCGATCCCAGAATTCGGGTGAAGTGA
- a CDS encoding GlxA family transcriptional regulator — protein sequence MHRIGFILVPRFQMMSLAAASVFEFANMLAGEQRYDIRVLSETGGPVSSSLGMIIETTAFEPGEIDTLIVGAGIGPPQPTAGLLDLLRSAQGSTRRIAAICNGTFILAEAGLLNGRRATTHWRNARELQSRFPNIKVEEDRIFIIDGSIWTSAGATAGIDLSLAMVEKDFGVEVAGRVAKSLVVYHRRAGGQSQHSALLEIAPKSDRVQNALAYAQQHLGAAISVDQLADAAHLSPRQFSRTFLAETGRSPAKAVEQLRVEAARLMMEQGRHSMDMVARETGFADRERMRRAFVRAFGQPPQAIRRNDRIGLVNLAAATSPQASEPLLHLVPVAPALEMKVN from the coding sequence ATGCATCGCATCGGGTTCATCCTTGTCCCGCGGTTCCAGATGATGTCCCTGGCGGCGGCGTCCGTATTCGAGTTCGCAAACATGCTCGCGGGCGAGCAGCGCTACGACATTCGCGTGCTGTCCGAGACCGGTGGCCCGGTCAGTTCCTCGCTCGGCATGATCATCGAGACGACAGCATTCGAGCCCGGTGAGATCGACACGCTCATCGTGGGAGCCGGGATCGGCCCCCCGCAGCCAACTGCGGGCCTGCTCGACCTCCTACGATCGGCGCAGGGCAGCACGCGCCGCATTGCAGCGATCTGCAACGGCACCTTCATCCTGGCTGAAGCCGGCTTGCTGAACGGCCGGCGTGCGACAACGCACTGGCGGAATGCGCGCGAGCTTCAGTCGCGTTTTCCGAACATCAAGGTCGAGGAAGACCGCATCTTCATCATCGACGGGTCGATCTGGACCTCGGCCGGCGCAACCGCTGGAATCGATCTCTCGCTGGCCATGGTCGAGAAGGACTTCGGCGTGGAGGTGGCGGGCCGCGTTGCCAAATCGCTCGTCGTTTATCACCGCCGCGCGGGTGGCCAGTCTCAGCATTCAGCGCTCCTGGAGATCGCTCCCAAGTCCGACCGCGTCCAGAACGCGCTTGCCTATGCCCAACAGCATCTGGGCGCGGCGATTTCGGTAGACCAGCTTGCGGACGCCGCTCACCTCAGCCCTCGACAATTCAGTCGCACGTTTCTCGCCGAAACGGGTCGATCTCCGGCCAAAGCGGTGGAACAGCTGCGCGTCGAGGCCGCGCGGCTGATGATGGAGCAGGGTCGCCACTCCATGGACATGGTCGCGCGTGAGACCGGCTTCGCTGACCGCGAACGGATGCGCCGGGCCTTTGTGCGAGCCTTCGGGCAGCCGCCGCAGGCGATCCGGCGGAACGACAGGATCGGCCTCGTCAACTTGGCCGCAGCGACATCTCCGCAAGCATCGGAGCCGCTCCTGCACCTTGTCCCGGTGGCCCCGGCCCTCGAGATGAAGGTCAACTGA
- a CDS encoding mandelate racemase/muconate lactonizing enzyme family protein — translation MKIAKVETFQVEWGASAKGGRSAFVRIETEDGQYGLGEASPMQGGLASLVIIANDMAPALIGKDALDHAVLLDTLFHKCVKLGPEGATTAALAALDIALWDLKGKLLGQPVHKLLGGAWRTALPCYASVGGNAWRTVDQVVEVVMRRVEKERPAAVKIRWDGDRTRQDVDIPGDIAKAKAVRKALGDEFVLGFDANNGYSVGGAMRVGRALEDLGYTWFEEPVQHYHVAAMGEVAQRLDITVSAGEQTYTLQGLKDLINAGVRMVQPDIVKMGGITGLMQCAAIAYAHGVELVPHQTQPSVGHLANIHVLSTIMHLSKPVELADNWERAGSLFKKNPSEPIDGRFELPTAPGLGMEFDEAEMIKRSIPISA, via the coding sequence ATGAAGATTGCCAAGGTGGAGACATTCCAGGTCGAGTGGGGCGCGTCCGCAAAGGGGGGGCGCAGCGCATTCGTGCGGATCGAGACCGAGGATGGTCAATATGGCCTGGGTGAAGCCTCGCCCATGCAAGGCGGTCTGGCTTCGCTTGTCATTATCGCCAACGACATGGCGCCGGCCCTGATCGGGAAGGATGCTCTCGACCATGCCGTCCTGCTGGACACCCTGTTCCACAAATGCGTCAAGCTCGGACCGGAAGGGGCCACGACGGCCGCACTCGCCGCGCTCGACATCGCGCTCTGGGACCTCAAGGGAAAGCTCCTGGGCCAGCCCGTCCATAAGCTTCTCGGCGGGGCCTGGCGCACGGCTCTGCCCTGCTATGCCTCAGTCGGCGGCAATGCCTGGCGCACCGTGGACCAGGTCGTCGAAGTCGTCATGCGGCGCGTGGAGAAGGAGCGGCCCGCGGCGGTGAAGATCCGCTGGGACGGCGACCGGACCAGGCAGGACGTCGATATTCCCGGGGACATTGCCAAGGCCAAGGCTGTCCGCAAGGCGCTGGGCGATGAGTTCGTGCTCGGGTTCGACGCCAATAACGGCTATTCGGTCGGCGGCGCGATGCGTGTCGGCCGGGCGCTCGAAGACCTTGGCTACACGTGGTTCGAAGAGCCCGTTCAGCACTACCATGTCGCTGCCATGGGCGAGGTCGCCCAGCGCCTCGACATCACCGTGTCCGCCGGCGAGCAGACCTATACGCTCCAGGGGCTCAAGGACCTGATCAATGCCGGCGTGCGCATGGTGCAGCCTGATATCGTCAAGATGGGAGGCATCACCGGGCTGATGCAATGCGCCGCCATCGCCTATGCTCATGGCGTCGAGCTCGTCCCGCACCAGACCCAGCCTTCCGTCGGCCACCTCGCCAATATTCACGTGCTGTCGACCATCATGCATCTCAGCAAACCGGTCGAATTGGCGGATAACTGGGAGCGGGCCGGATCGCTCTTCAAGAAGAACCCGTCCGAGCCCATCGATGGCCGCTTCGAATTGCCGACGGCCCCTGGACTCGGAATGGAATTCGACGAGGCCGAGATGATAAAGCGGAGCATTCCCATCAGCGCCTGA
- a CDS encoding ABC transporter permease, which yields MTLATEQTHVLAPEEPRFGLLRSIILGQPSTIVATIIIAVFLAIAVLAPAIAPYDPLAQSYLAINAYPSAEHWLGTDQFGRDVLSRLIFGSRNSLIFGLISPTLAAIFGTALGVAAGYFGGIIDRLVTRIIDLLLAFPELLLAIMIAAVLGGGFWNVVAVITIAFVPGFARVARASTLAVKQEPYVEAAIAAGVTTPMIIARHVLPNISAPIVVLMTLWVASAIRLEASLSFLGIGTQPPNPSWGNIIRDGLGNIFGSPWPIIGAGFAITMVVLAFNLIGDAARDVLDPETAQ from the coding sequence ATGACACTTGCCACGGAACAGACCCATGTTCTCGCGCCCGAAGAGCCGCGTTTCGGATTGCTGCGCAGCATCATCCTGGGCCAGCCCTCCACGATCGTGGCGACGATCATTATCGCCGTCTTCCTTGCCATCGCCGTTCTGGCGCCTGCGATTGCACCTTATGATCCGCTGGCGCAGAGCTATCTCGCGATCAACGCATACCCGTCGGCCGAACACTGGCTCGGCACGGACCAGTTCGGACGAGACGTGCTGTCGCGCCTGATCTTCGGATCACGCAATTCGCTGATCTTCGGTCTGATCTCTCCGACGCTGGCGGCGATCTTCGGCACGGCGCTTGGCGTTGCGGCCGGGTATTTCGGCGGAATCATCGATCGTCTGGTGACCCGGATCATCGACCTCCTGCTGGCTTTCCCGGAGTTGCTGCTCGCCATCATGATCGCAGCCGTGCTCGGCGGCGGCTTCTGGAACGTCGTGGCGGTGATAACCATCGCGTTCGTGCCGGGCTTTGCCCGCGTGGCGCGGGCCTCGACGCTCGCGGTCAAGCAGGAACCCTATGTGGAAGCGGCCATCGCTGCGGGTGTCACCACGCCCATGATCATCGCCCGGCATGTGCTCCCGAATATCTCGGCGCCCATCGTGGTGCTGATGACGCTGTGGGTCGCATCGGCCATTCGGCTCGAGGCCTCCCTCAGCTTCCTTGGGATCGGCACCCAGCCGCCCAATCCGAGCTGGGGCAACATCATCCGCGACGGCCTGGGAAACATCTTTGGCTCCCCCTGGCCGATCATCGGAGCGGGCTTCGCCATCACGATGGTCGTCCTGGCCTTCAACCTGATCGGCGATGCCGCCCGCGACGTGCTCGATCCGGAGACCGCTCAATGA
- a CDS encoding NAD-dependent succinate-semialdehyde dehydrogenase has translation MNLHQTTAARLSFDIADVPTDLFIAGKWRMGATGKRIEVHDPSTQAVIASVADASIDDALDAVRAAHEAGPAWAATPPRKRSEILRRCFELMMERRDFLAELISLENGKALSDAKGEVAYAAEFFRWFSEEAVRLNGDLSIAPSGANRILVEHQPIGVAVLVTPWNFPAAMATRKIGPALAAGCTVVLKPATETPLTAYALAALYAEAGVPDGVVNVITTSRSGATVSAMLHDPRVRKLSFTGSTEVGRKLLHEAADTVISCSMELGGNAPFIVFDDADLEASLDGAMIAKMRNGGEACTAANRFYVQEGILAAFSKGLAERMGGLVVGAGYDAATQCGPLINADAVSRIDGLVEDAVKRGATVLTGGKPLDRKGFYYPPTVLSGVPTDAAISSDEIFGPIAPISSFRTEEEVIRLANDTEYGLISYVYTRDLSRGLRVAGKLESGMVGLNRGLVSDPAAPFGGTKQSGLGREGAHHGILEFCETKYVAVSW, from the coding sequence ATGAACCTTCATCAAACGACGGCCGCTCGGCTCAGCTTCGACATTGCGGATGTCCCGACCGATCTCTTCATCGCCGGCAAATGGCGGATGGGCGCGACCGGGAAACGCATCGAGGTCCATGACCCATCGACGCAGGCCGTCATCGCCTCCGTTGCCGATGCCAGCATTGACGACGCCCTGGATGCCGTGCGGGCGGCCCATGAGGCAGGCCCGGCCTGGGCGGCCACGCCGCCGCGCAAGCGGTCCGAGATCCTGCGCCGCTGCTTCGAACTCATGATGGAGCGCAGGGACTTTCTGGCCGAACTGATCTCGCTTGAGAACGGCAAGGCGCTCAGCGACGCCAAGGGCGAGGTCGCCTACGCCGCCGAGTTCTTTCGCTGGTTCTCGGAAGAGGCGGTGCGCCTGAATGGCGACCTGTCGATCGCGCCGAGCGGCGCCAACCGGATCCTGGTTGAGCACCAGCCGATCGGCGTTGCCGTGCTGGTCACGCCCTGGAACTTCCCGGCTGCCATGGCGACACGGAAAATCGGCCCGGCCCTTGCCGCCGGCTGCACGGTCGTGCTCAAGCCTGCCACCGAGACGCCCCTCACAGCCTATGCCCTTGCGGCTCTCTACGCGGAAGCCGGCGTGCCCGATGGCGTCGTCAACGTGATCACGACCTCCCGCTCGGGCGCGACGGTCAGCGCGATGCTGCACGATCCGCGCGTTCGCAAACTCTCGTTCACGGGCTCGACCGAAGTGGGGCGCAAGCTTCTGCACGAGGCCGCCGATACGGTGATTTCCTGCTCGATGGAACTCGGTGGCAATGCCCCGTTCATCGTTTTCGACGACGCCGATCTCGAGGCCTCCCTGGATGGCGCGATGATCGCCAAGATGCGCAACGGCGGTGAAGCCTGCACGGCGGCCAACCGCTTCTACGTTCAGGAAGGCATCCTGGCCGCCTTCTCGAAGGGGCTGGCGGAACGGATGGGCGGCTTGGTCGTCGGCGCCGGCTACGATGCCGCGACCCAATGCGGCCCGCTCATCAATGCCGATGCCGTCAGCCGCATCGATGGCCTCGTCGAGGATGCCGTCAAGCGCGGCGCGACGGTGCTGACAGGTGGCAAGCCGCTCGACCGCAAGGGCTTTTACTATCCACCGACCGTGCTGAGCGGGGTTCCGACCGATGCTGCCATCAGCAGCGATGAGATCTTCGGTCCCATTGCGCCAATCTCGTCCTTCAGGACCGAGGAGGAGGTGATCCGCCTGGCCAACGACACCGAGTACGGGTTGATCTCATATGTCTACACGCGCGACCTTTCCAGGGGATTGCGCGTCGCCGGCAAGCTTGAAAGCGGCATGGTCGGCCTGAATCGAGGGCTCGTGTCGGACCCGGCCGCCCCGTTCGGCGGCACCAAGCAGAGTGGCCTCGGCCGCGAGGGCGCGCATCACGGCATCCTCGAATTCTGTGAGACGAAATACGTCGCAGTGAGCTGGTGA
- a CDS encoding SDR family oxidoreductase: MFQDNKGTALITGASSGIGAIYADRLAARGYNLIIVARNKDRLDRLAADISERTGRSVEVVAADLSSKPDLARVETILATDASITVLVNNAGIGAPVPTWQADVDLMEQMIDINVTALMRLAYAAVPGFVARGAGTIVNIASTVALAPEFLLNGVYGGTKAFVVALSASLQNELADKGVRVQVVLPGATATDFWDISGVPLAGVPTEIVMPAEAMVDAALAGLDLGETVTIPALPDRAGWDAFEHARIAMVPNFSKAEPARRYREALGSA, translated from the coding sequence ATGTTCCAGGATAATAAAGGCACGGCCCTGATCACGGGCGCATCTTCGGGAATCGGCGCGATTTATGCTGATCGTCTCGCTGCGCGCGGCTATAATCTCATTATCGTCGCTCGAAATAAGGACAGGCTTGACAGGCTGGCGGCCGATATTTCCGAGCGCACAGGACGTTCCGTAGAGGTTGTCGCAGCCGATCTGTCGTCGAAACCGGACCTTGCCCGGGTCGAAACCATCCTCGCGACGGATGCCAGCATAACGGTGCTGGTCAACAATGCGGGGATCGGCGCGCCCGTGCCTACCTGGCAGGCCGATGTCGATCTGATGGAACAGATGATCGACATCAACGTCACGGCCCTCATGCGGCTGGCCTACGCTGCGGTGCCTGGGTTTGTTGCTCGCGGCGCAGGTACGATTGTCAATATCGCCTCGACCGTCGCGCTGGCGCCCGAGTTCCTGCTGAACGGCGTCTATGGCGGCACCAAAGCCTTTGTCGTGGCGCTATCGGCCTCGCTGCAAAACGAACTCGCCGACAAGGGCGTCCGGGTGCAGGTTGTCCTGCCCGGAGCAACGGCCACCGACTTCTGGGACATCTCGGGCGTGCCGCTCGCCGGCGTGCCGACCGAGATCGTGATGCCGGCCGAGGCCATGGTCGACGCGGCGCTCGCCGGCCTCGACCTTGGCGAGACTGTCACCATCCCGGCGCTGCCCGATCGTGCGGGCTGGGACGCATTTGAGCACGCCCGCATCGCGATGGTGCCCAACTTCTCCAAGGCCGAACCAGCCCGGCGCTACCGAGAGGCTCTCGGTTCGGCCTGA
- a CDS encoding ABC transporter ATP-binding protein, which yields MTPPLLKVENLAVEFGPKTNPIRAVNGVSFEIEAGGAVGIVGESGSGKSITSLSILRLIPEPPGRIVQGRVELNGVNLLDLPRAKMPDIRGRDIAMIFQEPMSSLNPLMTIGDQIGEAIMLHSPLDREARRRRVIEVLNLVGIPDAAGRVGAYPHQFSGGMRQRVMIAMALACSPKLLIADEPTTALDVTIQAQVLELMKRVRSATNTAILLISHDLGVIADVCERVIVMYAGRVVEDGDVRSIFRRPSHPYTRGLLESIPHLRDQRRRLFQIPGSVPLPGTVKQGCPFYSRCSLRVDECAREMPPMFRFGEHHTAACWVTAKAEAVQ from the coding sequence ATGACGCCACCTCTTCTGAAAGTGGAGAATCTGGCGGTCGAATTCGGGCCGAAGACCAATCCCATCCGTGCCGTCAACGGCGTGAGTTTCGAGATCGAGGCCGGCGGCGCCGTTGGCATCGTCGGCGAGTCCGGGTCGGGGAAGTCGATCACGTCGCTGTCGATCCTGCGGCTGATCCCCGAGCCGCCGGGCCGCATCGTGCAGGGCCGGGTCGAGCTCAACGGGGTCAATCTTCTCGATCTGCCCCGGGCGAAAATGCCCGATATCCGCGGGCGCGACATCGCGATGATCTTCCAGGAGCCGATGAGTTCGCTCAACCCCCTGATGACCATTGGCGATCAGATCGGCGAAGCCATCATGCTCCATTCCCCGCTCGATCGCGAAGCGCGGCGGCGCCGGGTGATCGAGGTGCTGAACCTTGTGGGGATTCCCGATGCCGCGGGCCGGGTCGGCGCCTATCCTCACCAGTTCTCGGGCGGGATGCGCCAACGCGTGATGATCGCGATGGCGCTCGCCTGCAGCCCCAAGCTGTTGATCGCCGACGAGCCGACAACCGCGCTCGACGTCACGATCCAGGCCCAGGTGCTCGAACTGATGAAGCGGGTCCGGTCCGCGACGAACACTGCAATCCTCCTGATCTCGCACGATCTGGGCGTCATTGCCGATGTCTGCGAACGGGTCATCGTCATGTATGCCGGCCGTGTCGTGGAAGACGGCGACGTGCGATCGATTTTCCGCAGGCCAAGTCATCCGTATACGCGCGGTCTGCTGGAATCGATCCCCCACCTCAGGGACCAGCGCCGGCGCCTGTTCCAGATTCCCGGCTCGGTGCCCTTGCCGGGCACCGTCAAGCAGGGCTGCCCGTTCTACTCCCGCTGTTCGCTGCGGGTTGACGAATGCGCCAGGGAAATGCCGCCGATGTTCCGCTTCGGCGAGCACCATACAGCGGCCTGCTGGGTCACAGCAAAGGCGGAGGCCGTCCAATGA
- a CDS encoding ABC transporter substrate-binding protein, with amino-acid sequence MKLTRRTFLAQASTIAAAAAMGAPVAHAKDEAISIALAARSPTSINPQQPGMTGGDNWAIHQVFDTLVKSDEGTFAIRPEDFRPSLAESWESSEDAKTWTYKLRRGVKFHKGYGEMTADDVVFTFARHLDPKIVTNQKPLYSNIDAVKALDPHTVQFTLKRPDPLFNGSVVTTLAASILCRKAFEERGKDFAMNPVGTGPYQVESVSPSDGIQLAAFPDHFAGPAVTKTIHVRFIADTTARTLAFASGQVDMIEGVRSPGWLPSMRQRSASTIFDATAPGSFNLLHLNLTRPPLNDIRVRQAIRYAINSDQIAAAFAGLAVPMVGVIAPQFAGAVKKADLPPELQFNYDPKKAKALLAEAGHPGGVTIPCFTSQREDYAAIMLMLQEQLRAVGINLDLKIIDHATMHSENRKDRNSIALYSSSYPPVPTQPFLQLLSAEADVKADGAGAENYSHYGVAIPGIDALIEKAQDEPDFNKRIALIQDIEKQVLRDLPLLGIVTLSYVIARNPRVNIGFPVKSGYAYWRLNKATRV; translated from the coding sequence ATGAAACTAACCAGAAGAACGTTTCTCGCTCAGGCCTCGACGATTGCAGCAGCCGCGGCGATGGGGGCTCCCGTCGCTCATGCAAAGGACGAGGCGATCTCGATCGCCCTGGCGGCGCGCTCGCCCACGAGCATCAACCCGCAGCAGCCCGGGATGACCGGGGGCGACAACTGGGCGATTCACCAGGTGTTCGATACCCTCGTGAAATCAGACGAAGGGACGTTTGCAATCCGGCCTGAGGACTTCCGCCCCAGTCTCGCCGAGAGCTGGGAAAGCTCCGAGGATGCCAAGACGTGGACCTACAAGCTGCGCCGGGGGGTGAAGTTCCACAAGGGCTACGGTGAAATGACGGCTGACGATGTCGTCTTCACCTTCGCCCGGCATCTCGATCCGAAGATCGTGACCAACCAGAAGCCGCTCTACTCCAATATCGACGCGGTCAAGGCGCTCGATCCCCACACCGTCCAGTTCACCCTCAAACGGCCCGACCCGCTGTTCAATGGCAGCGTCGTGACCACGCTTGCGGCCTCGATCCTCTGCCGGAAGGCCTTCGAGGAGAGGGGCAAGGACTTCGCCATGAACCCGGTCGGGACGGGCCCATACCAGGTGGAAAGCGTCAGCCCCAGCGACGGAATCCAACTGGCTGCCTTCCCAGATCACTTCGCTGGGCCGGCGGTTACCAAGACGATCCATGTCCGCTTCATTGCCGACACAACCGCGCGAACCCTCGCCTTCGCCTCAGGCCAGGTCGACATGATCGAAGGCGTCCGCTCTCCCGGCTGGCTCCCATCGATGCGTCAGCGCTCGGCCAGCACGATCTTCGACGCCACGGCACCCGGCAGCTTCAACCTGCTCCACCTGAACCTGACGCGGCCGCCGCTGAACGATATCCGCGTGCGGCAGGCGATCCGCTACGCCATCAACAGCGACCAGATCGCAGCGGCGTTTGCCGGTCTTGCGGTCCCGATGGTCGGGGTCATCGCTCCGCAATTCGCCGGAGCGGTCAAGAAAGCGGATTTGCCGCCCGAGCTGCAGTTCAACTACGATCCCAAGAAGGCCAAGGCGCTGCTGGCCGAGGCGGGGCACCCTGGCGGCGTGACCATTCCCTGCTTCACCAGCCAGCGTGAGGATTATGCGGCGATCATGCTGATGCTCCAGGAGCAGCTGCGCGCCGTCGGCATCAATCTCGATCTCAAGATCATCGACCATGCGACCATGCATTCCGAGAACCGCAAGGACCGGAATTCGATCGCCCTGTACTCGTCCAGCTACCCGCCGGTGCCGACGCAGCCCTTCCTGCAGCTGTTGTCGGCCGAGGCGGACGTGAAGGCCGATGGCGCTGGAGCGGAAAACTACAGCCACTACGGCGTCGCCATTCCCGGTATCGACGCACTCATCGAAAAGGCTCAGGACGAGCCCGATTTCAACAAGCGCATCGCGCTCATCCAGGACATCGAGAAGCAGGTCCTGCGTGATCTGCCGCTCCTTGGGATTGTCACGCTCTCCTATGTCATCGCGCGCAATCCGCGTGTGAACATCGGATTCCCGGTCAAGTCTGGCTACGCCTATTGGCGTTTGAACAAGGCCACGCGCGTCTAA